A genomic stretch from Bordetella sp. N includes:
- the cyoB gene encoding cytochrome o ubiquinol oxidase subunit I, which translates to MPDHLDITKLLFGRLSLDSIPYHEPILVGTFAVVALGAVALLALLTYFKVWGYLWREWFTSIDHKKIGIMYIVLAIVMLLRGFGDAIMMRAQQAMAFGDNAGFLPPHHYDQVFSAHGVIMIFFVAMPLVTGLMNFVVPLQIGARDVAFPFLNNFSFWMTTGGAVLTMISLFVGEYARTGWLAMPPLSGIQSSPDVGVDYYIWALQVAGVGTLLSGVNLLVTIIKMRAPGMTMMKMPVFTWTSLCTNVLIVAAFPVLTAVLALLSLDRYVGTNFFTNDLGGNPMMYVNLIWIWGHPEVYILILPAFGVFSEVVSTYSSKRLFGYTSMVYATVVITVLSYLVWLHHFFTMGSGASVNSFFGITTMIISIPTGAKIFNWLFTMYRGRIRFEVPMLWTIGFMITFVIGGMTGVLLAVPPADFVLHNSLFLIAHFHNVIIGGVVFGMFAGINYWFPKAFGFKLNDFWGKCSFWFWFVGFYVAFMPLYVLGLMGITRRLSHFEDPTLQIWFQIAAVGAALIALGIGSFLMQIFVSIRDRKKLRDETGDPWLGRTLEWSTSSPPPNYNFAFTPQIHDGDAWWQMKQRGAKRPLSGFLPIHMPANTGAGIILAGLSTAFGFAMIWHMWLAAVVSFAALILGAIYHTFNYKRDYYIPAEEVAQVEAERTRLLANHV; encoded by the coding sequence ATGCCTGATCATCTAGACATAACTAAACTGCTATTCGGTCGACTTTCGCTCGACTCGATTCCCTATCACGAACCCATCCTGGTGGGCACGTTCGCTGTCGTCGCCCTGGGCGCCGTGGCGCTGCTTGCTCTCCTGACCTACTTCAAGGTCTGGGGTTATCTGTGGCGCGAATGGTTCACCAGCATCGACCACAAGAAAATCGGCATCATGTACATCGTGCTGGCCATCGTCATGCTGCTGCGCGGCTTCGGCGACGCCATCATGATGCGTGCGCAGCAGGCCATGGCCTTCGGCGATAACGCCGGCTTCCTGCCACCGCACCACTACGACCAGGTCTTCAGCGCCCACGGCGTGATCATGATCTTCTTCGTGGCGATGCCGCTGGTGACGGGCCTGATGAACTTCGTCGTGCCGCTGCAGATCGGCGCCCGCGACGTGGCCTTCCCCTTCCTGAACAACTTCAGCTTCTGGATGACCACCGGCGGCGCCGTGCTGACCATGATTTCGCTGTTTGTCGGCGAATACGCGCGCACCGGCTGGCTGGCCATGCCGCCGCTGTCAGGTATCCAGTCCAGTCCGGACGTGGGGGTGGATTACTACATATGGGCCTTGCAGGTGGCAGGGGTCGGGACATTGTTATCAGGGGTAAACCTGTTGGTGACCATCATCAAGATGCGCGCCCCGGGCATGACCATGATGAAGATGCCCGTCTTCACCTGGACCTCCCTGTGTACCAACGTCCTGATCGTCGCTGCCTTCCCGGTGTTGACCGCCGTGCTGGCCCTGCTGTCGCTGGACCGCTACGTCGGCACCAACTTCTTCACGAACGATCTCGGCGGCAACCCGATGATGTACGTGAACCTGATCTGGATCTGGGGTCACCCCGAGGTCTACATCCTGATCCTGCCGGCCTTCGGTGTGTTCTCCGAAGTGGTCTCGACCTACAGCAGCAAGCGCCTGTTCGGCTACACCTCCATGGTGTACGCCACGGTCGTTATCACCGTGCTGTCCTACCTGGTCTGGCTGCATCACTTCTTCACGATGGGGTCCGGCGCCAGCGTCAACTCCTTCTTCGGCATAACAACCATGATCATCTCCATCCCAACAGGGGCGAAGATATTCAACTGGTTGTTCACGATGTACCGCGGCCGCATCCGCTTTGAAGTGCCGATGCTGTGGACGATCGGCTTCATGATCACCTTCGTGATCGGCGGTATGACCGGCGTGCTGCTGGCCGTGCCTCCCGCGGACTTCGTGCTGCACAACAGCCTGTTCCTGATCGCTCACTTCCACAACGTGATCATCGGCGGCGTCGTGTTCGGCATGTTCGCCGGCATCAACTACTGGTTCCCCAAGGCCTTCGGCTTCAAGCTGAATGACTTCTGGGGCAAGTGCTCGTTCTGGTTCTGGTTCGTCGGCTTCTACGTCGCCTTCATGCCCCTGTACGTCCTGGGCCTGATGGGTATCACGCGTCGCCTGAGCCACTTCGAGGATCCCACGCTGCAGATCTGGTTCCAGATCGCCGCGGTCGGTGCCGCACTGATTGCCCTGGGCATCGGCAGCTTCCTGATGCAGATCTTCGTCAGCATCCGCGACCGCAAGAAGCTGCGCGACGAGACGGGCGATCCCTGGCTCGGCCGTACGCTGGAATGGTCGACCTCGTCGCCCCCGCCCAACTACAACTTTGCCTTCACCCCGCAGATCCATGACGGTGATGCCTGGTGGCAGATGAAGCAACGTGGCGCCAAGCGTCCCCTGAGTGGTTTCCTGCCGATCCACATGCCCGCCAACACCGGCGCCGGCATCATCCTGGCCGGCCTGAGCACCGCTTTCGGTTTCGCCATGATCTGGCATATGTGGCTCGCCGCAGTGGTGTCGTTCGCTGCCCTGATCCTCGGCGCGATCTACCACACCTTCAACTACAAGCGCGACTACTACATTCCTGCAGAGGAAGTGGCCCAAGTCGAAGCTGAACGTACTCGCCTGCTCGCCAACCATGTCTAA
- the cyoA gene encoding ubiquinol oxidase subunit II: MPPNKPPRGLLLLPLLAATLLLGGCNAVLLSPSGDIAVQQRDLIIISTILMLVIIIPVIILTLVFAYRYRAKANNPDYDPEWNHSTRIELMVWSAPLIIIIALGAITWVSTHRLDPYRPLDRLSEGRELPTNVKPLVVEVVSMDWKWLFIYPEQGIATVNELAAPVDRPIQFKLTSTTVMNAFFVPALAGMIYTMPGMETQLHAVINKAGTYDGMSSNFSGAGFSGMRFKFYGMPTGDFDKWVQQARDGGNMLDRPTYVELDKPSERVPVQRYGKVAADLYDAVLNRCVLPGQTCMKDQMAMDQRANKGLPGRYSLAKNDLSAREYLGSICTSSNPTGAGVLENKVL; this comes from the coding sequence ATGCCTCCAAACAAGCCCCCACGCGGATTACTCCTGCTCCCCCTCCTAGCTGCCACCCTACTATTGGGCGGCTGTAATGCCGTTCTGCTGTCTCCGTCCGGGGACATAGCGGTCCAGCAGCGCGACCTGATCATCATATCCACGATTCTGATGTTGGTGATCATCATTCCAGTAATAATCCTTACGTTGGTATTTGCGTATCGTTACCGCGCGAAGGCCAATAATCCGGATTACGACCCGGAATGGAACCACTCCACCCGCATCGAACTGATGGTCTGGTCAGCTCCGCTGATCATCATCATCGCGCTCGGCGCCATCACCTGGGTGAGTACGCACCGACTGGACCCCTACCGTCCGCTCGATCGTCTGTCCGAAGGCCGGGAACTGCCCACCAACGTCAAGCCGCTCGTAGTCGAAGTGGTCTCGATGGACTGGAAGTGGCTGTTCATCTACCCGGAACAAGGCATCGCCACGGTCAACGAACTGGCCGCGCCGGTCGACCGCCCGATTCAGTTCAAGCTGACGTCGACGACGGTCATGAACGCATTCTTCGTGCCCGCCCTGGCTGGCATGATCTATACGATGCCGGGCATGGAGACGCAGCTGCACGCCGTGATCAACAAGGCGGGCACGTATGACGGCATGTCGTCGAACTTCAGCGGCGCCGGTTTCTCGGGCATGCGCTTCAAGTTCTATGGCATGCCCACCGGTGACTTCGACAAGTGGGTGCAACAGGCGCGTGATGGCGGCAACATGCTGGATCGCCCCACCTACGTGGAACTGGACAAGCCCAGCGAGCGCGTTCCCGTGCAACGCTATGGCAAGGTCGCGGCCGACCTGTACGACGCCGTCCTGAACCGTTGCGTGCTTCCGGGACAGACGTGCATGAAGGACCAGATGGCCATGGACCAGCGGGCCAACAAGGGTCTGCCGGGTCGCTATAGCCTCGCTAAAAACGACCTTTCCGCCCGCGAATACCTGGGCAGCATCTGCACCTCCAGCAACCCCACCGGTGCTGGCGTGCTTGAAAACAAAGTGCTGTAA
- a CDS encoding MFS transporter has translation MSTDTLDYNETPPSDSQNDAHTGRGGYQGHSEVAPGEIAIGVIIGRASEYFDFFVYGIASVLVFPKVFFPYLPPLDGMLMAFVLFSFAFIARPFGTSIFMAIQRRWGRSVKLTLALFLLGTATAGIAFVPGYSSLGTHAIVLLAIFRVVQGVATGGSWDGLPSLLALNAPAHKRGWYSMIGQLGAPIGFLLAGGLFLYLHSTLSLDDFLDWGWRFPFYVAFAINVVALFARLRLVMTDEYTRLLEEGELKPVGTFVMFKGQGYNIFLGAFASLASYALFHLVTIFPLSWLSLQSTQSVNSILTAELFGGVLAMVGTIMSGWMADRFGRRNTLGGLACLIGLFALATPWLLDGGSSAQDAFIIIGFFLLGLSYGQAAGTVTANFTRQFRYTGAALTSDFAWLVGAAFAPLVALSLSSHFGVVAVSAYLLSGVVCTLLALRINRALETRAD, from the coding sequence ATGTCGACAGATACGTTGGACTATAACGAAACCCCGCCGTCGGACTCTCAGAACGACGCTCACACGGGCAGGGGCGGGTACCAAGGACACTCTGAAGTCGCGCCTGGCGAGATCGCCATCGGGGTCATTATTGGGCGAGCCTCGGAATATTTTGACTTCTTTGTGTACGGAATTGCTTCCGTACTGGTCTTCCCAAAAGTATTCTTCCCTTATCTGCCGCCATTAGACGGCATGTTGATGGCATTTGTGCTGTTCTCCTTCGCTTTTATCGCACGCCCCTTCGGGACGTCGATATTCATGGCGATTCAACGGAGATGGGGACGTAGCGTAAAGCTGACACTGGCCCTCTTTCTGCTGGGCACGGCGACAGCAGGGATTGCATTTGTCCCTGGTTATTCTTCATTGGGGACACACGCAATCGTCCTGCTGGCCATCTTCCGGGTGGTGCAAGGCGTGGCGACCGGCGGCTCCTGGGACGGCCTGCCGTCCTTGCTGGCCTTGAACGCGCCGGCGCACAAGCGGGGTTGGTACTCGATGATCGGCCAGCTGGGCGCCCCGATCGGCTTCCTGCTCGCTGGCGGACTGTTCCTGTACCTGCACAGCACGCTCAGCCTGGATGACTTCCTGGACTGGGGCTGGCGCTTCCCCTTCTATGTCGCCTTCGCCATCAACGTCGTGGCCCTGTTCGCCCGGCTGCGGCTGGTGATGACCGACGAGTACACGCGCCTGCTCGAAGAAGGTGAGCTCAAGCCGGTCGGCACGTTTGTCATGTTCAAGGGCCAGGGCTACAACATTTTCCTGGGCGCGTTCGCCAGTCTGGCCAGCTATGCGCTGTTCCACCTGGTGACCATCTTCCCCTTGTCATGGTTGTCGTTGCAGTCGACGCAGTCGGTCAACTCCATCTTGACGGCGGAACTGTTTGGCGGCGTCCTGGCCATGGTGGGGACCATCATGTCGGGCTGGATGGCTGACCGGTTCGGGCGGCGCAACACCTTGGGTGGGCTTGCCTGTCTGATTGGTCTGTTCGCCTTGGCCACGCCCTGGCTGCTCGACGGGGGCTCTTCGGCGCAGGATGCGTTCATCATCATCGGGTTCTTCCTGCTGGGCCTGTCCTATGGCCAGGCGGCGGGGACCGTGACGGCCAACTTCACGCGCCAGTTCCGCTACACCGGCGCAGCGTTGACGTCCGATTTCGCCTGGTTGGTGGGGGCTGCCTTTGCCCCGCTGGTGGCCTTGAGCCTGTCGTCGCACTTCGGGGTGGTGGCAGTCAGCGCCTACCTGCTGTCGGGCGTGGTCTGCACCCTGTTGGCCCTGCGTATCAATCGCGCCCTGGAAACCCGGGCGGATTGA
- a CDS encoding efflux transporter outer membrane subunit, with protein MNAMKSSRPTLSSLARVARAHQAPRLLPALLVSLILAGCAVGPDYAGAPDAAPKASHAQAFVRQSAAGVATTTVAANTPAQWWRALGDAQLNALIDAALAHNPDIHAAQARLRQSRAQLRQQQANQMPTSSATTAVLRTNTPDSTAGTGGPLTLYTADFDASWELDLFGGKRRAVEAASAEADAVDADLADTQVSLAAEVAQAYVGLRDQQQRLRLAQASADLQQHSLDLTLQRRAAGTAADVDVERLTTQVQTTRATLVPLDEQISESLDRLAVLTGQEPGQLDHVLAPSGALPALPAEVRVGDPATMLRRRPDIRAAERRLASANAQIGEHTADLFPKVSLFGTLGFSADEPGHLLRKSNFSWVGVPYLQWNVLDFGRTQGAIHAAEAARDEARAKYAHTVLQALQDANGALSRYGHQREHLDRLRLVQVSAQRAADLTRQRYRAGTATLIDLLDTQRTEFAAQQDVVAGQAELLDDFVSLQKSLGLGWEQGDASGQPPMTNGRDSG; from the coding sequence ATGAATGCCATGAAGTCCTCACGCCCCACCCTATCGTCCCTCGCGCGTGTCGCCCGTGCCCACCAAGCGCCGCGACTGCTCCCCGCCCTGCTTGTATCCCTGATCCTGGCCGGCTGCGCGGTGGGCCCCGACTACGCCGGCGCGCCCGACGCCGCGCCCAAGGCCAGCCACGCGCAAGCCTTTGTCCGCCAGTCCGCGGCCGGTGTCGCGACCACCACCGTTGCGGCGAATACGCCCGCGCAGTGGTGGCGTGCGCTCGGCGACGCGCAACTGAATGCCCTGATCGACGCCGCCCTGGCGCACAACCCCGACATCCACGCGGCGCAGGCCCGGCTGCGGCAATCGCGCGCGCAACTGCGCCAGCAACAAGCCAATCAGATGCCGACCAGCTCGGCCACCACGGCCGTGCTGCGCACCAACACGCCGGACAGCACTGCCGGCACCGGCGGCCCCTTGACGCTGTACACCGCTGACTTCGACGCCTCCTGGGAACTGGACCTGTTCGGCGGCAAGCGCCGCGCGGTCGAGGCCGCGTCCGCGGAGGCCGACGCGGTCGACGCCGATCTGGCCGACACCCAGGTATCGCTGGCGGCGGAAGTGGCCCAGGCTTATGTGGGCCTGCGCGACCAGCAACAACGCCTGCGCCTGGCCCAGGCGTCGGCGGACCTGCAGCAACACTCGCTGGACCTGACCTTGCAACGCCGCGCCGCGGGCACGGCGGCCGATGTCGATGTCGAGCGTCTGACCACGCAGGTCCAGACCACGCGCGCCACGCTGGTGCCCCTGGACGAACAGATCAGTGAATCGCTGGATCGCCTGGCCGTGTTGACCGGGCAGGAGCCCGGTCAACTGGATCATGTTCTGGCGCCGTCCGGCGCGCTGCCGGCCCTGCCCGCCGAAGTGCGGGTCGGCGACCCCGCCACCATGCTGCGGCGCCGACCCGACATCCGCGCGGCCGAACGGCGCCTGGCATCCGCCAACGCCCAGATCGGCGAGCACACCGCCGACCTTTTCCCTAAGGTTTCGCTGTTCGGCACCTTGGGATTCAGCGCCGACGAGCCTGGTCATCTGTTGCGCAAGAGCAACTTCTCGTGGGTCGGCGTGCCGTATCTGCAATGGAACGTGCTGGATTTCGGCCGCACCCAAGGCGCCATCCATGCCGCCGAAGCCGCCCGCGACGAAGCCCGGGCCAAGTACGCGCATACGGTCCTGCAAGCCTTGCAGGACGCCAATGGCGCCCTGTCGCGCTACGGCCACCAGCGTGAACACCTGGATCGCCTGCGCCTGGTCCAGGTTTCGGCCCAACGAGCAGCGGATCTGACGCGGCAGCGCTATCGGGCGGGTACCGCCACGCTGATCGATCTGCTCGACACCCAGCGCACCGAATTCGCCGCCCAGCAGGACGTGGTCGCCGGTCAGGCCGAGCTGCTGGACGATTTCGTTTCCCTGCAGAAGAGCCTGGGCCTGGGCTGGGAACAGGGGGACGCCTCCGGGCAGCCCCCAATGACGAATGGCCGCGACTCGGGTTAA
- a CDS encoding MDR family MFS transporter encodes MAETATLAGAAPGSGQAPSGAPAAPAPRATAADWIAVAAGALGALMATLDISITNSALPQIQGSIGATGTEGTWISTGYLLSEIVMIPLAAWLTRVFGLRNFLLGNAVLFAMFSAMCGLSSSLTQMIIGRIGQGFVGGAMIPTAQTIIRTRLPREQMPVGMTMFGLIVLLGPLLGPVVGGWLAENISWSWCFFVNLPVCVGLVALLLLGLPAEKSQWSEFIKADWLGIAGLSVALSSLTVVLEEGQRERWFDSTMIVSLSLLSLAGFIVLGVAQFTARKPIVRLSLLRNPRYASVILIVFAIGAGLYGVSYLVPQFLSLISGYNAQQSGAVMLVSGIPAFLMMPLLPRLLGKADFRVLVILGLLLFTGSCLLDIDLTAQAVGHDFYGSQFLRGIGQMLCMMPLNQASMAAVTREESGDAAGLYNMARNLGGSVGLAVIGIVIDRRSKYHTDVIRESLTANSVAGQDHMAANAASWFAQTGDMAYSKLRALGQLAAQIQQQAAVMTYSDAFFLLALALLACVPLALLLKTPRGPVPSAGH; translated from the coding sequence ATGGCTGAGACCGCCACCTTGGCGGGAGCCGCGCCTGGATCGGGGCAAGCGCCGTCGGGCGCCCCCGCCGCCCCCGCGCCGCGCGCCACGGCGGCGGACTGGATCGCGGTCGCCGCTGGCGCGCTCGGCGCGCTGATGGCCACGCTGGACATCTCCATCACCAACTCCGCGCTGCCGCAGATCCAGGGCTCGATCGGCGCCACCGGCACGGAAGGCACCTGGATATCCACCGGCTACCTGCTGTCCGAGATCGTCATGATCCCGCTGGCGGCGTGGCTGACGCGCGTCTTCGGCTTGCGCAACTTCCTGCTAGGCAACGCCGTCCTGTTCGCCATGTTCTCCGCCATGTGCGGCCTGTCCAGCTCGCTGACCCAGATGATCATCGGCCGCATCGGCCAGGGCTTCGTCGGCGGCGCCATGATCCCCACCGCGCAAACCATCATCCGCACGCGCCTGCCGCGCGAGCAGATGCCGGTGGGCATGACCATGTTCGGCCTCATCGTGCTGCTGGGACCGTTGCTGGGCCCGGTCGTCGGCGGCTGGCTGGCCGAGAACATCAGCTGGAGCTGGTGCTTCTTCGTCAACCTGCCGGTCTGCGTGGGCCTGGTGGCTTTGCTGCTGCTGGGTTTGCCGGCGGAGAAATCGCAGTGGAGCGAATTCATCAAGGCCGACTGGCTGGGCATCGCGGGCCTGTCGGTGGCGCTGAGTTCATTGACGGTCGTTCTGGAGGAAGGCCAACGGGAACGCTGGTTCGACTCCACCATGATCGTCTCCTTGAGCCTCCTGTCCCTGGCCGGCTTCATCGTGCTGGGCGTGGCGCAATTCACGGCGCGCAAACCCATCGTGCGCCTGAGCCTCTTGCGCAACCCACGCTATGCCAGCGTCATCCTGATCGTCTTCGCGATCGGGGCAGGCCTGTATGGCGTGTCCTATCTGGTTCCCCAGTTCCTCAGCCTGATCTCCGGCTACAACGCCCAGCAGTCCGGCGCCGTGATGCTGGTGTCCGGCATCCCGGCTTTCCTGATGATGCCGCTGCTGCCGCGCCTGCTCGGCAAGGCGGACTTCCGCGTGCTGGTCATTCTGGGCCTGCTGCTCTTCACGGGCAGTTGCCTGCTGGACATCGACCTGACCGCGCAGGCCGTCGGCCATGATTTCTACGGCTCGCAATTCCTGCGCGGCATCGGCCAGATGCTATGCATGATGCCTTTGAACCAGGCGTCGATGGCCGCGGTCACGCGCGAGGAATCGGGCGACGCGGCCGGCCTGTACAACATGGCGCGCAACCTGGGCGGATCGGTGGGCCTGGCGGTGATCGGCATCGTCATCGACCGCCGCAGCAAATACCACACCGACGTCATCCGCGAATCACTGACGGCCAACTCCGTCGCCGGGCAGGACCATATGGCCGCCAACGCCGCGTCCTGGTTCGCCCAGACCGGCGACATGGCCTACTCCAAACTGCGCGCGCTGGGCCAACTGGCCGCGCAGATCCAGCAGCAGGCCGCCGTCATGACTTATTCCGATGCCTTCTTTCTGCTGGCCCTGGCGCTGCTTGCCTGCGTCCCGCTCGCCCTGCTGCTGAAAACCCCACGCGGCCCGGTGCCGTCCGCCGGACATTGA
- a CDS encoding HlyD family secretion protein, which translates to MSSTADTLPGSPAAAPHAAPAPAASRPRAPSRKRAILLAGAGLVVLAGAAWIGHWWVVGRYFESTDDAYLQADAVTVAPKISGYVAEVYVADNQTVKVGDPLLRLDDGTYRAMLDQSRATEAAREADLTRAQAELRQQQASLEQTQAQQRVARLNAQHAEDEVRRYRPLAASGAETSERLANLVNTRDQAQATLAANTAGVAAAQAQLAVTAAQIDQARAQLEAARASARQSNLDLQDTVVRASQPGRVGDRSVRVGQYVQPGTRAMTVVPTQNVYLVANFKETQIGRMRINQPVTLRVDALSGTELHGVVDSFAPGTGSQFALLPPENATGNFTKIVQRVPVRIRIDTGPATRGVLLPGLSVTAEVDTRGAIDDEQKVRDENRIAASPYAPAADSTNSATPAAPASSTTTSATTAANHG; encoded by the coding sequence ATGTCCTCCACTGCTGACACTCTGCCCGGCTCCCCCGCAGCCGCGCCCCATGCCGCCCCGGCCCCCGCCGCCTCGCGGCCCCGGGCCCCCTCCCGCAAACGCGCCATATTGCTGGCCGGCGCCGGCCTGGTCGTCCTTGCCGGCGCCGCCTGGATCGGCCACTGGTGGGTAGTGGGACGCTATTTCGAAAGCACCGACGACGCCTACCTGCAGGCGGACGCCGTCACCGTCGCCCCCAAGATCAGCGGCTACGTTGCCGAAGTCTATGTCGCCGACAACCAGACTGTGAAGGTAGGCGATCCCCTGCTTCGTCTCGATGACGGCACCTATCGGGCGATGCTGGACCAGTCCAGGGCCACCGAGGCGGCGCGCGAGGCCGACCTGACCCGCGCGCAGGCTGAATTGCGTCAACAACAAGCCAGTCTCGAACAAACCCAGGCGCAACAGCGCGTGGCCCGTCTGAATGCCCAGCACGCCGAAGACGAAGTCCGCCGTTATCGCCCCCTGGCGGCCAGCGGCGCCGAAACCAGCGAGCGCCTGGCCAATCTGGTCAACACCCGCGACCAGGCCCAGGCCACCTTGGCCGCCAACACCGCCGGCGTGGCCGCGGCGCAAGCCCAGTTGGCCGTCACCGCCGCCCAGATCGATCAGGCCCGGGCCCAGCTCGAAGCCGCGCGCGCCAGCGCCCGCCAGTCCAATCTGGACCTGCAGGACACGGTCGTGCGCGCTTCCCAGCCCGGCCGTGTCGGCGATCGCAGCGTCCGTGTCGGTCAATATGTTCAGCCTGGCACGCGGGCCATGACCGTGGTGCCCACGCAAAACGTCTACCTGGTGGCCAATTTCAAGGAAACCCAGATCGGCCGCATGCGCATCAACCAACCGGTCACTCTGCGCGTGGACGCCCTGTCCGGCACCGAGCTGCATGGCGTGGTGGATAGCTTCGCCCCCGGCACCGGCTCCCAGTTCGCCCTGCTGCCGCCCGAAAACGCGACCGGCAACTTCACCAAGATCGTCCAGCGCGTGCCCGTGCGCATCCGCATCGATACGGGTCCGGCGACGCGCGGCGTTCTGCTGCCAGGCTTGTCCGTGACGGCGGAAGTCGACACGCGCGGCGCCATTGACGACGAACAGAAGGTGCGCGACGAGAATCGCATCGCGGCATCGCCGTACGCGCCGGCGGCCGACTCGACGAACTCGGCAACCCCGGCGGCGCCGGCTTCGAGCACGACGACCTCGGCCACCACGGCGGCGAATCATGGCTGA
- a CDS encoding CerR family C-terminal domain-containing protein: MIDAKRPRRPAAGGYARGDETRLRIIDAAIERFGEAGFDGASTRDIAQRAGVNAPALQYYFENKEGLYRACAEHIADETLALFEPAVLNARQVLAENGDAERLIGAFIRIQETIADKMFTARRDPDPRMFFAREQAGHEPGIASEVLQRRMRKPLNDLCAELLGRLTGRDPQDPENLVRMMSLNGQLVVFHIARRATLTLFGWADIDAEKADLIKSTVRAQTRLLLESWSRGA, translated from the coding sequence ATGATTGATGCCAAACGGCCCCGGCGTCCTGCCGCGGGCGGGTACGCCCGCGGGGATGAAACACGCCTGCGGATCATCGACGCGGCGATCGAGCGCTTCGGCGAGGCGGGCTTCGACGGCGCCTCGACCCGCGATATCGCCCAGCGCGCGGGAGTCAATGCCCCTGCGCTGCAGTACTACTTCGAGAACAAGGAAGGGCTGTACCGGGCTTGCGCGGAGCACATCGCGGACGAAACCCTGGCCTTGTTCGAGCCCGCCGTGCTGAATGCGCGGCAGGTGCTGGCGGAGAATGGGGACGCCGAGCGTCTGATCGGCGCTTTCATCCGCATCCAGGAGACGATCGCGGACAAGATGTTCACGGCGCGACGCGACCCCGACCCCCGGATGTTCTTCGCGCGCGAGCAGGCGGGCCATGAGCCGGGTATCGCGTCGGAGGTCTTGCAACGCCGCATGCGCAAGCCGCTCAATGATCTATGCGCGGAGTTGCTTGGCCGCCTGACCGGGCGCGATCCCCAAGACCCCGAGAACCTGGTGCGCATGATGAGCCTCAACGGCCAATTGGTGGTATTTCACATCGCGCGCCGGGCCACCCTGACACTGTTCGGCTGGGCCGATATCGACGCTGAAAAAGCAGATCTGATCAAGTCCACGGTCCGCGCGCAGACGCGCCTGCTGCTGGAAAGTTGGAGTCGCGGGGCCTGA
- a CDS encoding ParB/Srx family N-terminal domain-containing protein → MPAASVSASASAPLSPTTLARLRRLALGATLALPLVLSACGGDHDDDEDATPVATAPVETPATPDTPETPAEQPEDTRNQAYLTAKAGDIIQVRIEELHPTQDAIGYDQIYYKLGRWQGDFNRPTWAANPTNQLDYLNRTVGKKFDDYCEDMGMSERAADFATIAEAQAARLDDPTTFTCADAPGTNADVLKTVVVGWDGNLYLTDGHHTFSSLREIADGGPKLPVYVKVDANYSDIGTASAFWTRMVDEKKAWLRDGNNQPITADQLPTRVGLPHDSEPGGMSEDKYRSLVYFTRDIAYSNGDLPEFAEFQWGDWLRNQVALGNLQPLTNYRTAAPNTLTQILAVSTLSSALASTGATDSYAAAVRDASLKMSALADNAVVSGTATAAQLGRIQLVAGAASGSPTKTARDTLEELPRNDVKSDGSPRGAGKLWFAANYRSCGKPATGTCWGY, encoded by the coding sequence ATGCCTGCAGCTTCCGTCTCCGCCAGCGCGTCCGCGCCCCTCAGCCCCACGACCCTGGCGCGCCTGCGCCGTCTCGCCCTGGGCGCCACGTTGGCGCTGCCCCTGGTCCTGTCCGCCTGCGGCGGCGATCACGACGACGATGAAGATGCGACGCCGGTTGCCACCGCCCCCGTCGAGACCCCCGCCACGCCGGACACGCCCGAAACCCCGGCCGAACAGCCCGAGGACACGCGCAACCAGGCCTATCTGACGGCCAAGGCCGGCGACATCATTCAGGTGCGCATCGAAGAGCTGCATCCGACCCAGGATGCCATCGGCTACGACCAGATCTATTACAAGCTGGGCCGCTGGCAAGGCGATTTCAACCGTCCCACCTGGGCGGCCAACCCCACCAATCAACTCGATTACCTGAATCGCACGGTCGGCAAGAAGTTCGACGACTATTGCGAGGACATGGGCATGAGCGAGCGCGCCGCCGACTTCGCGACCATCGCCGAAGCGCAGGCCGCGCGTCTGGACGACCCGACCACCTTCACCTGCGCCGATGCGCCCGGAACCAATGCCGACGTGCTGAAGACCGTGGTGGTGGGCTGGGACGGCAATCTGTATCTGACCGACGGCCACCACACTTTCTCGTCTCTGCGCGAGATTGCCGATGGCGGTCCCAAGCTGCCGGTATACGTCAAGGTCGACGCCAACTACAGCGACATCGGTACCGCATCTGCTTTCTGGACCCGCATGGTCGACGAAAAGAAAGCCTGGCTGCGTGACGGCAACAACCAGCCCATCACCGCCGATCAGCTGCCGACCCGCGTTGGCCTGCCGCATGACAGCGAACCGGGCGGGATGAGCGAGGACAAGTACCGCTCGCTGGTCTACTTCACCCGCGACATCGCCTATAGCAACGGTGACCTGCCCGAGTTCGCTGAATTCCAGTGGGGCGACTGGCTGCGCAACCAGGTTGCGCTGGGCAATCTGCAGCCGCTGACCAACTACCGTACGGCGGCGCCCAACACGCTGACGCAGATCCTGGCGGTCAGTACCTTGAGCAGCGCCCTGGCGTCCACGGGCGCGACGGACAGCTACGCCGCCGCGGTGCGTGACGCTTCGCTGAAGATGTCCGCGCTGGCAGATAATGCCGTCGTTTCCGGCACGGCCACGGCCGCCCAGCTGGGCCGCATCCAGTTGGTGGCTGGCGCCGCCAGCGGCTCGCCCACCAAGACGGCGCGCGACACGCTGGAAGAGCTGCCGCGCAATGACGTCAAGAGCGACGGCTCCCCGCGTGGCGCGGGCAAGCTGTGGTTCGCGGCGAACTACCGTTCTTGCGGCAAACCCGCCACCGGCACTTGCTGGGGGTATTAA